A single window of Sporosarcina sp. Marseille-Q4943 DNA harbors:
- a CDS encoding DEAD/DEAH box helicase: protein MTKPFNPAIRDFLDGRIWLRMHTPFPREEIDALIDSGQIQTITGIETKSTFLNKKRHFCNRCENDDPTRFTTFNCAKCEGPCTYCRQCLKMGRVSSCTELIVWNGEKPEYPTNHTISWQGILTPHQQKASVELTESQNKRVSHLIYAVCGSGKTEILFQPIHKLLIEGKRVCIAAPRVDVILELEPRLRAAFPDTKIEALYGGAKPTMEASQLVLATTHQLYRFRHAFDAVFVDEADAFPYKADATLQRAVKKAVKTGFPVHYVTATPSDKLLSEIKRTGYVSIINRRYHGHPLPVPTYTPLWNYEKQIRKGTLPEKLVKWTEQRLAKKEPFLIFFHHIGLMEEAEPLFQQLVPRIRSVHASHPDRKEHVQALRNKELPGLLTTTILERGITIPNVQVAVVGAEQQIFDKGALIQIGGRVGRSADFPSGDFILFHNGITYAMDEAKAEIQKLNKGGVRT from the coding sequence ATGACAAAACCATTCAATCCGGCAATCCGTGATTTCCTGGACGGCCGTATCTGGTTGCGCATGCATACCCCTTTTCCGCGTGAGGAAATTGACGCGCTTATAGATTCAGGCCAAATTCAAACAATCACAGGCATCGAAACAAAATCGACTTTCTTGAATAAAAAAAGACACTTCTGCAACAGGTGCGAAAACGACGATCCAACCCGCTTCACGACTTTCAATTGTGCCAAATGCGAAGGCCCGTGCACGTATTGCAGGCAATGTCTCAAAATGGGGCGAGTTTCTTCTTGCACGGAGCTCATCGTCTGGAACGGTGAGAAACCGGAATACCCGACGAACCATACGATTTCTTGGCAAGGCATACTCACGCCACATCAGCAAAAAGCATCCGTCGAATTGACCGAAAGTCAAAATAAACGGGTATCCCATCTTATCTACGCCGTCTGCGGATCAGGGAAGACGGAAATCCTGTTCCAGCCAATACATAAGCTGCTCATTGAAGGCAAACGAGTCTGCATTGCCGCACCTCGCGTCGATGTCATCCTCGAACTTGAACCGAGATTACGTGCAGCATTCCCAGATACAAAAATAGAAGCTTTGTACGGCGGCGCCAAGCCGACGATGGAAGCCTCACAGCTCGTCCTCGCGACAACCCACCAGCTATACAGATTCCGGCACGCATTCGACGCCGTCTTCGTCGACGAAGCGGACGCCTTCCCATATAAGGCGGATGCGACATTGCAGAGAGCTGTGAAAAAAGCTGTCAAAACGGGCTTCCCAGTCCATTACGTCACCGCCACCCCATCGGATAAGCTCCTATCGGAAATAAAACGGACGGGCTACGTCTCGATCATCAACCGCCGCTATCACGGCCATCCATTACCCGTCCCGACTTACACACCATTATGGAACTACGAAAAGCAAATCCGAAAAGGGACACTTCCGGAAAAGCTTGTCAAATGGACGGAACAGCGCCTTGCCAAGAAAGAACCGTTCCTCATCTTCTTCCATCATATCGGCTTAATGGAAGAAGCAGAGCCATTATTCCAACAGCTCGTCCCACGCATCCGCTCCGTCCATGCATCGCATCCAGACCGGAAAGAGCATGTGCAAGCATTGCGGAACAAAGAACTGCCGGGGCTACTCACAACAACAATCCTTGAACGTGGCATAACGATCCCGAATGTCCAAGTCGCAGTCGTCGGCGCAGAACAACAAATCTTCGACAAAGGTGCGCTCATCCAGATTGGCGGCAGGGTCGGCAGGTCGGCCGATTTTCCGTCCGGGGATTTCATCCTTTTCCATAACGGCATCACGTACGCGATGGACGAAGCGAAAGCCGAAATTCAGAAGTTGAATAAAGGAGGTGTCCGTACATGA
- a CDS encoding ComF family protein produces the protein MKCLLCEQKLETTPSWQSLLAIEKTPLICEDCSKSFGRVDIKEAGDVVDHVTSIYTYNEPMREYLHQYKFLQDVALAGVFANELRGELARKDAIIIPIPMHPQKKIERTFAHIEEILTAARISFKDLLIKTNTEVMGEKTREERLSMRNLFSIKPGSDIQNTTYILVDDIYTTGTTLRHAATILKEAGASRVEAVTLIRAEK, from the coding sequence ATGAAGTGCCTCCTTTGCGAACAGAAGCTGGAGACGACCCCAAGTTGGCAATCATTACTTGCAATCGAAAAGACACCTTTAATTTGCGAAGACTGTTCAAAAAGCTTCGGACGTGTCGACATAAAAGAGGCAGGGGATGTAGTCGATCACGTCACTTCCATCTATACATACAACGAACCGATGCGCGAATATCTACATCAATACAAATTTCTGCAAGACGTCGCGCTCGCAGGCGTATTCGCGAATGAACTGCGCGGGGAACTCGCCCGAAAAGACGCAATCATCATTCCGATTCCGATGCATCCGCAGAAGAAGATTGAGCGGACTTTTGCGCACATCGAGGAAATACTGACGGCGGCACGCATTTCATTCAAAGATCTACTCATCAAGACGAACACCGAAGTGATGGGGGAGAAGACGAGGGAAGAGCGGCTTTCCATGCGCAATTTATTCTCAATTAAACCCGGGAGTGACATCCAAAATACGACCTACATCCTCGTCGATGACATTTACACAACTGGCACGACACTCCGCCACGCCGCAACCATTCTAAAGGAAGCTGGCGCTAGTCGAGTTGAGGCGGTCACGCTCATCCGTGCCGAAAAATAG
- a CDS encoding TIGR03826 family flagellar region protein: MADLRHCPTCGDFFNYTGIREVCAKCARGEEEMYEEVYRFLRRRENRAATIERIVEVTGVTETLLHKWVRKGRLQPALFPNLGYPCDNCGKLTTKGKLCDVCTEELKSGLRQFEAAQEFREAIKKSETGTYLSDKRDE; the protein is encoded by the coding sequence ATGGCAGATTTAAGACATTGCCCGACATGCGGGGACTTTTTCAATTACACTGGAATCCGCGAAGTTTGCGCGAAATGCGCACGCGGCGAAGAAGAAATGTACGAGGAAGTATACCGCTTCCTAAGAAGACGCGAAAACCGCGCCGCAACAATTGAACGGATCGTCGAAGTGACAGGCGTCACCGAAACGCTGCTCCATAAATGGGTACGAAAAGGAAGACTTCAACCGGCGCTTTTCCCGAACCTCGGCTACCCATGCGACAACTGCGGCAAGCTGACGACGAAAGGAAAGTTGTGTGATGTCTGCACGGAGGAACTAAAAAGCGGCCTCCGCCAATTCGAAGCCGCCCAGGAATTCAGGGAAGCAATCAAGAAAAGTGAAACCGGCACATATTTGTCTGATAAACGAGATGAATAA
- a CDS encoding GNAT family N-acetyltransferase, whose product MLRPLRIADYETVLIWSKDDLFCSANGWELNRNEEELYDWWIRCVNNKAEDFIRMGIEFNGKFIGYADLANIVGNTAEIGIAIGESSLWGKGIGYHSTLSLMKYASSNLGITVFNAETHETNTRSRKMLHKLGFEEVSRIGSEEYIGAETQLIQYRLTPKVITHKS is encoded by the coding sequence GTGTTACGGCCATTACGTATCGCTGATTATGAAACAGTCCTCATTTGGAGCAAAGATGACCTATTCTGCTCCGCAAATGGATGGGAATTAAATCGAAACGAAGAAGAGTTATACGATTGGTGGATTCGTTGCGTAAACAACAAAGCCGAAGACTTCATTAGAATGGGTATCGAGTTCAACGGCAAATTTATTGGCTATGCCGACCTTGCAAATATAGTAGGAAACACCGCCGAAATCGGCATCGCAATCGGTGAATCTTCATTATGGGGAAAAGGTATCGGCTATCATTCAACGTTGAGCTTAATGAAGTACGCCTCCTCAAATCTAGGCATCACCGTTTTCAACGCAGAAACACACGAAACAAATACCCGCTCACGAAAAATGCTGCACAAGCTAGGATTCGAGGAAGTTAGCAGAATAGGCAGCGAAGAATACATAGGAGCGGAAACTCAACTTATACAGTATCGGCTGACGCCAAAAGTAATAACGCATAAATCCTGA
- the flgM gene encoding flagellar biosynthesis anti-sigma factor FlgM gives MKINKINIPAINPYRTNQIKAEQVKEQAKIKTDKLEISSEAKKLSETSPITTERNERVQQLKAQIESGNYKVDPEKLASNLIKYYKK, from the coding sequence ATGAAAATCAATAAAATCAACATTCCTGCAATCAATCCGTACCGGACGAACCAAATAAAAGCCGAGCAGGTAAAGGAACAGGCGAAAATCAAAACAGATAAGCTTGAAATCTCTTCCGAAGCAAAGAAACTTTCCGAGACGTCTCCGATTACGACAGAACGAAACGAACGCGTGCAACAGTTGAAAGCGCAAATCGAATCAGGGAACTACAAAGTGGACCCTGAAAAACTCGCTTCCAACTTGATCAAGTACTACAAAAAATAA
- a CDS encoding flagellar protein FlgN, whose amino-acid sequence MSIDTILAIFDNLEKLHKSLLRIANEKTTLIKNGDIKGIDQLMKEEQAHLAAIVQMDNDRQKAVIAYLKGQGRPVPMNPTIANLIDAVPVPEKKQLVEAKDRLLHAIHELKWQNDLNQKLTYQSLQFVNLSLDMIRPRLESATYSKTEINGRKEKKDIPNFDSQA is encoded by the coding sequence ATGTCCATCGACACAATCCTAGCCATATTCGACAACTTGGAAAAATTGCATAAGAGCCTGCTTCGCATCGCAAACGAAAAAACGACGCTCATTAAAAACGGCGACATCAAAGGCATCGACCAGCTGATGAAAGAAGAGCAGGCTCATCTTGCAGCCATCGTCCAAATGGACAACGACCGGCAAAAAGCGGTCATCGCATACCTAAAGGGACAAGGACGTCCCGTGCCGATGAACCCGACAATCGCCAACCTGATCGATGCAGTTCCCGTACCGGAAAAGAAACAACTTGTGGAGGCGAAGGACCGTCTCCTGCATGCGATTCATGAATTGAAATGGCAAAACGACCTGAACCAGAAACTGACATACCAATCCCTTCAATTCGTGAATCTTTCGCTGGACATGATCCGCCCGCGTCTGGAATCGGCAACCTACTCAAAAACTGAAATCAACGGCAGAAAAGAGAAGAAGGACATACCGAACTTCGACTCGCAAGCCTAA
- the flgK gene encoding flagellar hook-associated protein FlgK, with translation MRSTFMGLETNKRGLFTQQSGLYTTGHNISNANTLGYSRQRVNMQATAGFPGVGLNTPTMPGFLGTGVEAGSIQRIRDGFVDQQFRQESNKLGYWESRSKAISQMEDVLAEPSAYGLQQSLSEFWSSLQTLAANPENGGARAVVVQRGEAVADSFNYMHKSLTEIQTNLGKEIGVATKDINSMLEQIADLNRQIAQVEPNGYMPNDLYDARDMLLDELSSYVPIETTYEKSGGRTLPIAEGTVTVSLKMKNGPAIEIVKGKEFGEIQPNPSTLIDPTKNENIAITGMTIKDASGTTADYPHSTFLDSGRLKSLVDSYGYTDGNTTKGLYPDMIAELNKMAAAFANEMNKVHTSGTDLRGNLGTNFFDGKVPGDPFTAGNIVVNDQLKKDPNLVAASDSSAGSAEVGNGKNAKALADVQFSGLTALGGSTIQTYYSGVIGKLGVDGQQAERLTFNTTTLLGAVSHRRDSISSVSLDEEMTDMIKFQQAYNASARMITVVDETLDKIINGMGVVGR, from the coding sequence ATGCGCTCCACATTCATGGGACTCGAAACAAACAAACGCGGCTTGTTCACACAACAATCCGGCTTATATACAACAGGCCACAACATCAGCAACGCCAACACACTCGGCTACTCCCGACAACGCGTCAACATGCAAGCAACAGCCGGCTTCCCAGGCGTCGGCCTCAACACACCAACAATGCCCGGCTTCCTCGGAACTGGTGTCGAAGCAGGATCGATTCAACGTATCCGTGATGGATTCGTTGACCAGCAGTTCAGACAAGAATCGAATAAGCTCGGCTATTGGGAATCAAGATCGAAAGCAATTTCGCAAATGGAAGACGTCCTAGCAGAACCGTCCGCATACGGCCTGCAACAATCATTGAGCGAATTCTGGTCATCGTTGCAGACACTTGCAGCTAATCCCGAAAACGGGGGCGCACGTGCAGTTGTGGTACAACGCGGGGAAGCAGTGGCGGATTCATTCAACTACATGCACAAATCTTTGACCGAAATTCAAACGAATCTTGGCAAGGAAATCGGCGTAGCCACAAAAGACATCAACTCCATGCTCGAACAGATCGCAGACTTAAACCGTCAAATTGCGCAAGTAGAACCGAACGGCTATATGCCGAATGATTTGTATGATGCACGGGATATGTTGTTGGATGAACTATCAAGCTATGTACCAATTGAAACGACATATGAAAAATCCGGTGGACGTACTTTGCCGATTGCGGAAGGTACGGTGACTGTATCTTTAAAAATGAAAAATGGTCCTGCTATTGAAATCGTAAAAGGTAAGGAGTTTGGAGAAATACAGCCTAACCCTTCAACACTAATCGATCCAACTAAAAATGAAAATATAGCTATTACTGGAATGACAATAAAAGATGCAAGCGGAACGACAGCTGATTACCCTCATTCAACTTTCCTGGATTCAGGAAGATTAAAATCGCTTGTCGATTCATACGGGTATACCGATGGGAACACAACAAAAGGTCTCTATCCGGATATGATAGCTGAGCTGAATAAAATGGCAGCTGCTTTCGCTAATGAAATGAATAAAGTTCATACTTCCGGCACGGATCTACGTGGCAATCTAGGCACTAATTTCTTTGACGGGAAAGTACCTGGAGATCCTTTTACAGCTGGAAACATTGTTGTCAATGACCAACTTAAAAAAGACCCGAATTTAGTGGCAGCTTCAGACTCTTCCGCTGGTTCGGCAGAAGTTGGAAATGGAAAAAATGCGAAAGCACTAGCCGATGTTCAATTTAGTGGATTAACAGCTCTAGGTGGGTCAACGATTCAAACCTATTACTCGGGAGTCATAGGGAAATTAGGAGTCGATGGACAACAAGCGGAGCGTCTTACATTTAACACGACAACACTACTTGGAGCTGTCTCCCACCGAAGAGACTCCATCAGTTCCGTCTCACTAGATGAAGAAATGACCGACATGATTAAATTCCAACAGGCGTATAATGCTTCTGCTCGGATGATTACAGTCGTAGACGAAACACTCGACAAAATCATCAATGGCATGGGTGTAGTCGGTCGATAA
- the flgL gene encoding flagellar hook-associated protein FlgL: MRVTQSMLSNNMLRNLSTSYNKMGKLQEQLSSGKKVNRPSDDPVVVMKGMGYRMQVDKVATYQKNLGEVNNWLDSSDDALDGVGQALHRAKELVTNAANTGAMTPEDRDKIKIELDQLREQIRDLANTKVGDKHIFSGTKTDTPLFDKTNNTYPTDSTGFAKDVNIEVFDGVSLKVNTSAIDLFKGIDDVFNSITAEGDDVNFGAAIKDFEDQMDAVLTARADIGARSNRAELMNNRLEMQEGAAKRQQSENEDIDYEKVITEMITQESIHRAALSVGARIIQPSLVDFLR, encoded by the coding sequence ATGCGCGTAACACAATCAATGCTATCCAACAACATGCTCCGTAACTTATCGACGAGCTACAATAAAATGGGCAAACTGCAAGAACAGCTCAGCTCCGGAAAGAAAGTGAACCGTCCATCCGATGATCCTGTCGTCGTCATGAAAGGCATGGGCTACCGGATGCAAGTAGACAAAGTCGCCACTTACCAAAAGAATCTTGGTGAAGTGAACAACTGGCTCGACAGCTCCGATGACGCATTGGACGGAGTCGGACAAGCTTTACATCGTGCGAAAGAGCTCGTAACGAATGCAGCGAACACAGGGGCAATGACACCTGAAGACCGTGATAAGATTAAAATCGAATTGGATCAGCTTCGTGAGCAAATAAGAGATCTAGCTAATACAAAAGTTGGGGATAAACATATTTTCAGTGGAACGAAAACTGACACTCCACTTTTCGATAAAACGAATAATACCTATCCGACAGATTCAACAGGGTTTGCAAAAGATGTAAATATAGAAGTGTTTGATGGAGTTTCATTGAAAGTAAACACGAGTGCAATTGATTTATTCAAAGGAATCGATGATGTATTTAACAGTATTACTGCAGAAGGTGATGACGTGAATTTTGGCGCTGCTATCAAGGATTTTGAAGATCAAATGGATGCGGTCCTAACAGCCCGCGCGGACATCGGGGCACGCTCCAACCGCGCAGAACTGATGAACAACCGTCTTGAAATGCAAGAAGGCGCAGCAAAAAGACAGCAATCCGAAAACGAAGACATCGACTACGAAAAGGTGATCACTGAAATGATCACCCAAGAATCGATTCATCGTGCTGCTCTATCTGTCGGCGCACGCATAATTCAACCATCACTAGTAGACTTTTTACGATAA
- a CDS encoding DUF6470 family protein, which yields MNIPQLQIQTTRGILGLQIDKPVQEIEQPRATLTQEQPAASLEISTSRPQLSLDTTEVRADVDLKSPLRRSAENAQYGHQSVMEGIARRAQEGQQLVQIEKGGNAIVDIAKQNGTPPQKQLDIKFVGDRSKIKMAFQPGSLSVNATPQKAINDVQLNKPIHNYTPGKVTGVMEQHPSIQIDWKI from the coding sequence ATGAACATCCCACAATTGCAAATCCAAACGACACGCGGCATTCTAGGACTTCAAATTGATAAACCGGTCCAGGAAATCGAGCAGCCAAGAGCAACGCTCACCCAGGAACAACCTGCTGCCAGCCTGGAAATATCTACGTCAAGACCGCAACTTTCATTGGATACGACCGAAGTTCGTGCGGATGTTGATTTGAAAAGCCCACTAAGACGTTCAGCTGAAAATGCTCAATACGGACACCAAAGTGTCATGGAAGGCATCGCACGCCGAGCGCAAGAAGGCCAACAACTCGTCCAAATCGAAAAAGGCGGTAATGCAATAGTCGATATTGCCAAGCAGAACGGCACACCACCGCAAAAGCAACTAGATATCAAATTTGTTGGTGACAGATCGAAAATCAAAATGGCTTTTCAACCGGGCTCTCTTTCAGTTAATGCAACACCTCAAAAGGCAATCAACGACGTCCAACTCAATAAACCGATTCATAACTACACACCTGGCAAAGTAACCGGAGTTATGGAACAACACCCTTCTATCCAAATTGATTGGAAGATATGA
- the fliW gene encoding flagellar assembly protein FliW, with product MHIQTKFHGDIKINSDQIWNFPKGIPGFEEEKEFVLLPIAGNDMFQVLQSSNTPSVAFIVTNPYTLVDDYSFDIDEPTVELLNIEKPEDVFVLGILTLKQPFETSTINLQAPLIFQMNNRTARQMIINDNRFASRHTIGRSKEAK from the coding sequence ATGCACATCCAAACAAAATTCCACGGTGATATTAAAATTAATTCCGACCAAATATGGAACTTCCCTAAAGGCATTCCAGGATTTGAAGAGGAAAAGGAATTCGTCCTTCTTCCTATTGCAGGAAATGATATGTTCCAAGTATTGCAGTCATCCAATACACCATCAGTTGCGTTCATCGTCACAAACCCTTACACGCTAGTTGATGACTATTCATTCGACATCGATGAACCGACAGTTGAACTGCTAAACATTGAAAAACCGGAAGATGTATTTGTACTCGGTATTCTCACACTCAAACAACCATTCGAAACTTCAACAATCAACTTGCAAGCGCCACTAATTTTCCAAATGAATAACAGAACCGCAAGACAGATGATCATAAACGACAACCGCTTCGCATCTCGACACACAATTGGTCGATCGAAGGAGGCAAAATAA
- the csrA gene encoding carbon storage regulator CsrA: MLVLSRKTNETIKIGDDIEIRILEVKGDTIRIGIEAPKSVDILRGELVESITESNTEALTLDATLFNQLTKKE; encoded by the coding sequence ATGCTAGTCCTCTCTCGTAAAACAAATGAAACGATAAAAATCGGTGATGACATCGAAATTCGTATCCTTGAAGTAAAAGGCGACACAATTCGCATCGGGATTGAAGCTCCAAAAAGTGTAGATATCCTTAGGGGCGAACTTGTGGAGTCGATTACTGAGTCAAATACAGAGGCTCTCACCTTAGATGCTACACTCTTTAACCAGCTAACAAAGAAAGAATGA
- a CDS encoding flagellin, translating to MRINHNIAALNTHRQLGANNTQASKNLEKLSSGLKINRAGDDAAGLAISEKMRGQIRGLDMAQKNAQDGISLIQTAEGALNETHAILQRMRELTVQSQNDTNTNDDRDALNKEYQALSTEITRIGDTTEFNKQKLLNSSLSSSVATVGSDLSTDNGIVTIKSNGAEVLAGYEVTVDGSEITLSNGAGKSETINFGGAPTGFDTKEINFGSLGISIEINSSITDIAANNTFDIAATGSIELQIGANSGQKMTVTIGDMRSTALGNGTKISATSIDTKANANTALDSIDKAIEQVSSERANLGAFQNRLEHTINNLGTSSENLTAAESRIRDVDMAKEMMEFTKNNILTQAAQAMLAQAQQTPQGVLQLLR from the coding sequence ATGAGAATTAACCACAACATTGCGGCGCTTAACACACACCGCCAACTAGGTGCGAACAACACTCAAGCATCTAAAAACCTAGAAAAACTATCTTCAGGACTTAAAATCAACCGTGCAGGAGACGACGCAGCAGGTCTAGCAATCTCCGAAAAAATGCGTGGACAAATTCGTGGTTTGGATATGGCTCAAAAGAATGCACAAGACGGTATTTCTTTGATTCAAACCGCTGAAGGTGCTTTGAATGAAACACATGCAATTCTACAACGCATGCGTGAATTGACTGTTCAATCACAAAATGATACTAATACTAATGACGACCGTGATGCACTAAACAAAGAGTACCAAGCACTATCAACCGAAATTACTCGTATTGGGGATACTACTGAATTCAATAAGCAGAAGCTATTAAATAGTTCTTTAAGCTCAAGTGTTGCAACTGTTGGATCTGACTTATCCACAGATAATGGTATTGTTACTATCAAGTCTAATGGTGCTGAAGTTCTTGCTGGATATGAAGTTACAGTAGACGGATCTGAAATTACACTTAGCAATGGTGCAGGCAAGTCTGAAACAATTAACTTCGGTGGTGCACCTACAGGTTTTGATACAAAAGAAATCAACTTTGGTTCTTTAGGAATTAGCATCGAAATTAATAGTAGTATTACAGACATCGCAGCTAATAATACATTCGATATCGCTGCTACAGGTTCTATAGAATTGCAAATAGGTGCTAATAGTGGCCAGAAAATGACTGTAACTATTGGTGATATGCGCTCTACTGCTCTTGGTAATGGAACAAAGATAAGTGCAACAAGTATTGATACAAAAGCGAATGCCAATACAGCTTTAGATTCAATTGATAAAGCTATTGAACAAGTTTCAAGTGAACGAGCTAACCTCGGGGCATTCCAAAACCGCCTAGAGCACACAATTAACAACCTCGGAACTTCTTCCGAAAACCTAACAGCTGCGGAATCACGTATCCGCGACGTTGATATGGCGAAAGAAATGATGGAGTTCACAAAGAACAACATCCTTACTCAAGCAGCACAAGCAATGTTGGCTCAAGCACAACAAACCCCGCAAGGAGTACTACAACTTCTTCGGTAA
- a CDS encoding DNA endonuclease, with the protein MYLYNELLSPIQSNVLFASILGDGTLTKISGKSRRVNSNYREHFSHAQLEYRQWKISFLQDLFYLNNGKNEVLSKSQPLFTELEQIFYEDRAKRIPMEIIKMCTLPHFLAVLYMDDGSLSITSRVNHRLKKIYLTPHIYLYLQSFTKTDLQLLRDHIREHFNVNLAMSRRKDGSGYVLKTTTVKATFNFFQAIRPVILSCPSMYYKTNWDFRFNKEMNEWAAKFPDYDVIASSNDRSKTYSEEDIELLIRLKLIGYRDKDIAELLQRSYWSVVYKWREINKESVEVIKSIA; encoded by the coding sequence TTGTATTTATATAATGAGCTGCTTTCACCGATCCAATCAAATGTCTTATTCGCAAGCATCTTAGGTGACGGAACACTTACGAAAATATCGGGAAAATCCAGACGAGTAAACAGCAATTATCGGGAACATTTCAGCCATGCTCAATTGGAATATCGACAATGGAAAATATCCTTTTTACAAGACCTTTTTTATTTAAATAATGGAAAGAATGAAGTACTCTCTAAATCCCAGCCACTATTCACAGAGCTTGAACAAATCTTCTATGAAGACCGTGCAAAACGAATTCCCATGGAAATTATAAAAATGTGTACACTGCCCCACTTCTTAGCCGTATTGTACATGGATGACGGTTCCTTATCCATTACTAGCCGAGTAAACCATCGATTAAAGAAAATCTATCTCACTCCCCATATTTATCTTTATTTGCAATCCTTTACAAAAACAGATTTACAACTTCTTAGAGATCACATTCGAGAGCATTTTAATGTCAATCTTGCCATGAGTAGAAGAAAAGATGGCTCAGGATATGTATTAAAGACAACCACTGTAAAGGCAACTTTCAATTTTTTTCAAGCAATACGACCAGTTATTCTCTCATGTCCATCTATGTATTATAAAACTAACTGGGATTTCAGATTTAACAAGGAAATGAATGAATGGGCTGCAAAATTTCCTGATTATGACGTGATTGCAAGTTCAAATGATAGGAGTAAGACATATTCTGAGGAGGATATTGAATTATTGATTAGGCTAAAACTTATTGGTTATAGGGATAAAGACATTGCGGAACTTCTGCAGAGAAGTTATTGGTCAGTGGTCTATAAGTGGAGAGAAATTAATAAGGAATCGGTCGAGGTAATTAAATCTATTGCTTGA
- a CDS encoding HNH endonuclease has translation MKIFTRIGQGVNMVGGGIVKTGVHLTGDLIGTKFPEAGKYIKEVGDTVVHSSQTVISNAGQFADGTATGIYGLVTKDGGKSEEGWEDVKTATSNTAKGLVSGVVYTGKSIGQTVQGAVQQDREMVIDGLKKVGKAVAVTTAGIGVLDMMDNGVAQAGELPIDTQNSHLEGTVHEVTGIEFDRHVYSTESNGVYSGVFPRFDTAFEATLPEDTYGMSDETHIRIANLQLYEAILENPSLANELGFNAQDIEKLNTSVTPTGYDWHHHEEPGRMQLVDEQQHSLTGHTGGRSIWGGGTGAR, from the coding sequence ATGAAAATATTTACTCGTATTGGGCAAGGCGTAAATATGGTCGGCGGCGGCATTGTGAAGACAGGAGTCCATTTAACGGGAGATTTAATAGGTACAAAGTTTCCAGAGGCGGGGAAGTACATTAAAGAAGTCGGCGATACAGTCGTCCATTCATCGCAGACTGTCATTTCTAATGCGGGTCAATTTGCAGACGGGACTGCGACAGGTATTTATGGATTGGTCACAAAAGATGGAGGAAAATCCGAGGAGGGCTGGGAGGATGTAAAGACAGCGACTTCAAACACGGCTAAAGGGCTTGTAAGCGGTGTCGTGTACACAGGAAAGAGTATAGGACAAACAGTGCAGGGTGCAGTGCAACAAGATCGTGAAATGGTGATTGACGGCTTGAAGAAGGTTGGAAAGGCTGTTGCTGTCACAACGGCCGGTATCGGAGTCTTGGATATGATGGATAACGGAGTTGCTCAAGCGGGCGAGTTGCCAATAGATACCCAGAACTCGCATTTAGAGGGAACGGTCCATGAAGTGACCGGTATAGAATTTGATCGACACGTATATTCCACCGAGTCAAATGGTGTGTACTCGGGCGTGTTCCCAAGATTTGATACGGCGTTTGAAGCAACCTTGCCTGAAGACACATATGGCATGTCCGATGAGACACATATTCGGATTGCGAATTTACAGTTATACGAAGCTATTCTGGAAAATCCCTCGCTTGCTAATGAGCTAGGGTTCAATGCTCAGGACATTGAGAAATTGAACACCTCGGTGACTCCAACAGGATATGACTGGCATCATCACGAGGAACCAGGCAGAATGCAACTGGTTGATGAACAGCAACATAGCCTTACTGGCCATACAGGCGGGCGGAGTATATGGGGAGGCGGAACTGGAGCCCGATAA